In a single window of the Desulfonatronovibrio magnus genome:
- a CDS encoding prepilin peptidase, translating into MEIPAYIWYTSALILGLCLGSFYNVCVHRYLTGESIVFPGSHCPHCKYKLSWWENIPIVSYVILLGKCKSCSAPISPRYIIIEALSGLLSLLLAMQFGLSPEYFIYMFFMGLLIVASFIDLEIFILPDIITLPGALLALAASFFLPIPWQDALLGALLGSGFFLLLQRAYRIIKKIEGLGSGDIKLMLMLGALTGWQGLPILIFTAAASGLAASLYFLKKSDSGSMQTPVPFGPFLAMGAVIYILWGEAIWQWYLG; encoded by the coding sequence ATGGAAATCCCTGCTTATATCTGGTACACTTCTGCTTTAATCCTGGGTTTGTGCCTTGGAAGTTTTTATAATGTCTGCGTCCACAGATACCTCACCGGCGAGTCCATTGTTTTTCCAGGCTCACACTGTCCTCACTGCAAATACAAATTATCATGGTGGGAAAATATTCCCATTGTCAGCTACGTAATTTTGCTTGGCAAATGCAAGTCATGCTCTGCCCCTATAAGCCCAAGATATATAATTATTGAAGCGCTTTCAGGCCTCTTGTCCCTGCTGCTGGCAATGCAGTTTGGTTTGAGTCCGGAGTACTTTATTTACATGTTTTTTATGGGGCTGCTGATCGTAGCATCATTCATTGACTTAGAAATATTTATCCTTCCTGATATCATAACTTTGCCTGGCGCTCTGTTAGCCTTGGCTGCCTCATTTTTCCTGCCAATTCCCTGGCAGGATGCACTTTTGGGGGCCTTGCTGGGATCAGGTTTTTTTCTTTTGCTGCAAAGGGCCTACCGCATAATAAAAAAGATTGAAGGTCTTGGGTCTGGAGACATTAAACTCATGCTGATGTTGGGAGCACTCACAGGTTGGCAGGGGCTGCCCATTCTGATCTTCACTGCAGCTGCCAGTGGTCTGGCAGCATCCCTTTATTTTCTTAAGAAATCAGATTCCGGCTCCATGCAAACCCCTGTTCCTTTTGGCCCTTTTCTCGCCATGGGTGCGGTAATCTATATTTTGTGGGGAGAGGCTATCTGGCAATGGTACCTTGGATAG
- a CDS encoding phenylacetate--CoA ligase family protein encodes MTRKDRTEGILTRKEVLDHSERKKFYQIQLKDLLTYAYRYSEDVKKRFDRAQFNVDKFKTLTDLKHIPILKKKELIFLQSMGPRLGGLLTKDLGELRRIFLSPGPIFDPEDKSDDYWGWTEGFYASGFRTGDIVQVTFNYHLTPAGLMFEEPLRNIACSVVPSGPGNTNTQLEIMQKLRVTGFVGTPSYLMHLAQKGEEKGLNLRKDLFLEVAFVTGEKFSEKMRSTLEKKFDLIMRQGYGTADVGCIGYECFHKNGLHVANRAYVEICHPDTGISLKEGEVGEIVVTTFNKTYPLIRLATGDLSYIDYTPCTCGRTSPRLGNIVGRVDTTARIKGMFVYPHQVEQVMSVFEEIKRWQIEVTNPGGIDEMILYVEASTFKRDAELLHSFREKIKIRPVLKVLAPGSLPPQIRPIEDKRTWE; translated from the coding sequence ATGACCCGAAAGGACCGTACCGAGGGTATTTTGACCCGAAAGGAAGTTCTTGATCATTCCGAAAGGAAAAAGTTTTACCAGATACAGCTTAAAGACCTTTTAACCTATGCCTATCGATATTCTGAAGATGTAAAGAAGCGCTTTGATCGAGCCCAGTTCAATGTTGACAAATTCAAAACTCTTACCGACCTCAAGCATATTCCCATTCTTAAGAAGAAAGAACTGATTTTTTTGCAGTCCATGGGACCGCGCCTTGGAGGTCTGCTTACCAAAGACCTTGGAGAGCTTAGACGCATATTCCTGTCTCCAGGTCCTATTTTTGACCCTGAAGATAAAAGTGATGACTATTGGGGCTGGACAGAAGGTTTTTATGCTTCAGGATTCAGAACAGGCGATATTGTTCAGGTTACTTTCAACTATCACCTGACCCCTGCAGGTCTCATGTTTGAAGAACCTTTGCGCAACATTGCATGTTCAGTTGTGCCCTCAGGCCCCGGCAATACCAATACCCAGCTTGAAATTATGCAAAAGCTCAGAGTGACCGGGTTTGTGGGCACACCGAGTTATCTCATGCATCTGGCACAAAAGGGTGAAGAAAAAGGCCTTAACCTGCGTAAAGATCTTTTCCTGGAAGTTGCCTTTGTTACCGGAGAAAAATTTTCAGAAAAAATGCGATCTACTCTTGAGAAAAAGTTTGATCTGATTATGCGTCAGGGGTACGGTACAGCTGATGTAGGCTGTATAGGTTATGAGTGTTTTCATAAAAATGGCTTGCATGTGGCCAACCGGGCTTACGTGGAGATATGCCATCCTGACACCGGCATTTCCCTTAAGGAAGGAGAAGTTGGGGAAATAGTGGTTACCACTTTTAACAAAACTTATCCGCTCATCAGGCTGGCCACGGGTGATTTGTCATACATCGATTATACCCCCTGCACATGCGGCAGAACATCTCCGCGTCTTGGCAATATTGTTGGGCGTGTGGATACCACTGCTCGAATCAAGGGCATGTTTGTCTATCCGCATCAGGTGGAGCAGGTCATGAGTGTTTTTGAAGAAATTAAGAGGTGGCAGATTGAGGTTACCAATCCTGGCGGCATTGATGAAATGATTCTTTATGTGGAGGCTTCAACCTTTAAGCGAGATGCTGAGCTTCTTCACTCTTTTAGAGAAAAAATCAAAATCAGACCTGTACTCAAGGTTCTGGCTCCAGGCAGTTTGCCCCCGCAGATAAGACCCATTGAAGATAAACGGACCTGGGAATGA
- a CDS encoding ChaN family lipoprotein gives MILKSLLLIWAALFILLSGCSIKHPSTAPHGELLPGAFISETGALLDKSQVIKHFMAQDFVLIGESHNMLCDHETQAKLIDNLAMSGHSFIVGMEMVSVERQGILDDFNAGLINLDKLQENLEWDQRWGFDFFLYEPIFRKCQEHGIEIKALNVPSQVTRKISREGIYSLEKTDFLFMPDTIIYPPPGQMTILEKQFDIHRQFMPSQLDYETGLDKFILAQSVWDSMMAFQAVEIKNKTGMPVVILAGNEHVIKGRGIEHRIRILMPHARISRIVPVRSVQDIAGADPFNYYCPAVQERMRLGIVASVDDGSVVVMAVVDGSLAEASGLEQGDVILAASGLQVDSMTDLHDAAVKSFSSGEPLELEVLRGEEVLIISISTNDNS, from the coding sequence ATGATCCTTAAATCATTACTGCTGATTTGGGCTGCATTATTTATATTGCTGTCAGGATGCTCCATTAAGCACCCGTCAACTGCTCCTCACGGGGAGCTGTTGCCGGGTGCTTTTATTTCAGAAACCGGTGCCTTGCTGGATAAAAGCCAGGTGATCAAGCATTTTATGGCTCAGGATTTTGTTTTAATAGGCGAGTCCCACAATATGCTCTGTGACCATGAAACCCAGGCAAAACTGATTGATAATCTTGCCATGTCCGGTCATAGTTTTATTGTGGGTATGGAGATGGTCAGTGTGGAACGACAAGGCATTCTTGACGACTTCAATGCCGGACTGATCAATCTTGATAAGCTGCAGGAGAATTTGGAGTGGGACCAGAGATGGGGTTTTGATTTTTTCCTGTATGAGCCGATTTTTCGAAAGTGCCAGGAGCATGGTATTGAAATAAAAGCCCTCAATGTGCCCTCCCAAGTGACCAGAAAAATCAGTCGAGAAGGCATATACAGCCTTGAAAAGACGGATTTTCTTTTCATGCCTGACACTATCATATATCCACCGCCTGGACAGATGACAATCCTAGAAAAACAGTTTGATATTCACAGGCAGTTCATGCCTTCCCAACTGGATTATGAAACTGGTCTGGACAAGTTTATCCTTGCGCAGTCAGTTTGGGATTCCATGATGGCATTTCAGGCAGTTGAAATTAAAAATAAAACTGGCATGCCTGTGGTTATTCTTGCCGGAAATGAGCATGTAATTAAAGGCAGGGGCATTGAGCATAGAATTCGAATACTTATGCCCCATGCAAGAATATCCAGAATTGTCCCAGTAAGATCAGTTCAAGATATTGCAGGAGCAGATCCTTTCAATTATTATTGTCCTGCGGTTCAGGAAAGAATGAGGCTGGGAATTGTAGCTTCTGTTGATGATGGATCAGTGGTGGTAATGGCAGTGGTTGATGGAAGCCTTGCAGAGGCTTCCGGCCTTGAACAGGGTGATGTAATTTTAGCAGCTTCGGGATTGCAGGTAGACTCCATGACTGATCTGCACGATGCTGCTGTAAAGTCTTTCAGTAGTGGCGAACCTCTTGAGCTCGAGGTACTTCGTGGCGAAGAGGTTTTGATAATTAGTATTTCCACAAATGATAACAGTTGA
- the mutM gene encoding bifunctional DNA-formamidopyrimidine glycosylase/DNA-(apurinic or apyrimidinic site) lyase, which produces MPELPEVETIARGLKPLILGKKIIQTSILYSGILHTDRNDFQTNLPGSMVTDVRRRAKLLIIDLDQARHLIFHLKMTGKVWIPPAESQPDKHTHLLFTFEDGTRMFFQDQRKFGYCALFDSPGLESWKFFAGLGPEPLLISEQEFVGLFTPKKARIKALLLDQKHIAGIGNIYADESLFMAGIHPETPANQVSLKRLRKLYFSLKEVLSSSIQAGGSSFRNYRDAQGYSGMFQENFLVYGKKGHCCPKCDSTLESRKVAGRSSCVCPSCQLLHPDLEGSEHE; this is translated from the coding sequence ATGCCGGAACTGCCTGAAGTCGAAACCATAGCAAGAGGCCTTAAGCCTTTAATCCTTGGAAAAAAAATCATTCAGACTTCAATTTTATATTCAGGCATACTACATACGGACAGAAATGATTTTCAGACCAATCTTCCCGGCAGCATGGTTACAGATGTCAGGCGTCGGGCCAAGCTTTTGATCATCGACCTGGATCAAGCTCGTCATCTAATTTTTCACCTCAAAATGACCGGCAAAGTCTGGATTCCACCTGCGGAATCACAGCCGGACAAGCATACTCACCTTTTATTCACTTTTGAAGACGGCACCAGAATGTTTTTTCAAGATCAGCGAAAGTTCGGATACTGTGCTCTTTTCGACAGTCCTGGTCTTGAATCCTGGAAGTTTTTTGCAGGGCTTGGTCCTGAGCCCCTGCTAATATCTGAACAAGAATTTGTAGGTCTCTTCACACCTAAGAAGGCCCGGATCAAAGCTCTGCTCCTGGATCAGAAACATATTGCCGGCATAGGCAATATTTATGCAGACGAGTCACTCTTCATGGCTGGGATACACCCTGAGACTCCGGCAAATCAGGTCTCACTTAAAAGGTTGCGAAAATTATACTTCAGCCTTAAGGAAGTTTTGAGCAGCTCAATACAAGCAGGTGGCAGCTCATTTCGCAACTACCGTGATGCTCAGGGATATTCAGGGATGTTTCAGGAAAATTTTCTGGTATATGGCAAAAAAGGTCATTGTTGTCCCAAGTGTGATTCCACTCTTGAATCAAGAAAAGTAGCAGGGAGGTCTTCATGCGTCTGCCCATCATGTCAGTTACTTCACCCGGACTTGGAAGGATCAGAACATGAGTAA
- a CDS encoding GGDEF domain-containing protein, with translation MSNNKVCNPLSYEELSKTINRLGIKDESEWLSIILFVRNLVSRMDIITLEQKYKLQKMVLQAFEEKDFSEANLEAIIKKIQQCFTENIKNDINLVEQKLNNEQEFTETLINQIQVLVGEFKKSVNRQSSELNNFSEKTISDIELQKDPSHIIGYIKGTIRKIVLEARKEAVSWENRARNLENIAKYDNLLKNLYNRNYFDEYLSNAVDSHHLNDIPLSLLMIDVDHFKNINDEWGHLIGDDVLKALAKIIRKHADMHNGVPCRYGGEELCIIFDNTYEQDARSRAEELRKDVEMYNFVPRKKSGQLGEAIRFTISIGVAQLRSEYDSSDLISAADKALYMAKNSGRNRVKAISSANPESEVSKSDS, from the coding sequence ATGAGTAATAATAAAGTATGTAATCCATTAAGCTACGAAGAGCTGTCCAAAACCATTAACCGTCTGGGCATCAAAGATGAATCAGAGTGGCTGAGTATAATTCTCTTTGTGCGCAATCTTGTTTCCAGAATGGATATCATTACTCTTGAGCAGAAATACAAGCTGCAGAAAATGGTATTGCAGGCCTTTGAGGAAAAAGATTTTTCTGAAGCTAACCTGGAAGCCATTATCAAAAAAATTCAGCAGTGTTTTACTGAAAATATAAAGAATGATATTAATCTTGTGGAGCAGAAGCTCAATAACGAACAGGAATTTACTGAAACCCTCATAAATCAGATTCAGGTTCTTGTAGGTGAGTTCAAAAAAAGCGTGAATCGTCAAAGCTCAGAGCTTAATAATTTCAGTGAAAAGACAATAAGTGATATAGAATTGCAGAAGGATCCAAGTCATATAATCGGTTATATCAAGGGTACCATCAGGAAGATTGTGCTTGAGGCCAGGAAAGAGGCTGTAAGCTGGGAGAATCGTGCCAGGAATTTGGAAAATATTGCCAAATACGATAACCTGCTGAAAAATCTATACAACAGAAACTATTTTGATGAATATCTCAGCAATGCCGTGGATTCGCATCATTTAAATGATATACCATTGTCCTTGCTTATGATTGATGTTGATCACTTTAAAAATATCAATGATGAGTGGGGACATCTCATTGGGGATGATGTGCTGAAAGCTCTGGCCAAGATCATCAGAAAGCACGCGGACATGCATAATGGAGTTCCCTGTAGATACGGCGGGGAAGAGCTTTGTATCATTTTTGACAATACATACGAACAAGACGCTCGGTCCAGGGCTGAAGAACTTAGAAAAGACGTGGAAATGTATAATTTTGTGCCACGAAAAAAATCCGGTCAGCTCGGAGAAGCCATTCGTTTCACCATTAGTATCGGAGTGGCCCAGCTCAGATCCGAGTACGACTCCAGCGACCTCATAAGCGCTGCAGACAAGGCTCTTTATATGGCCAAAAACAGTGGCCGAAACAGAGTTAAGGCTATTTCCAGCGCCAACCCAGAATCAGAGGTCAGCAAAAGCGATTCTTAG